From the genome of Botrytis cinerea B05.10 chromosome 7, complete sequence:
TCTGGTCAGCGGTGCGGTAGCTGCACAGAAACCTAAGAACGTAAATGTCGGGGCAAGAAAGGACCCTACTTATGTCAGATACACCCCGGCGAATCAGATGGGGGATAATTCGAGGAAAAATGATCGAATCATGAAGATTGTGGAAAGGCAGCAGGACCCCATGGAACCTCCCAAATTCAAGCATAAGAAGATTCCCCGTGGTCCTCCAAGTCCTCCGGCTCCAGTCATGCATTCGCCTCCACGAAAACTGACTGCAGAGGATCAAGAAGCTTGGAAAATTCCACCCCCTGTGTCAAACTGGAAGAATCCTAAGGGTTACACGGTTCCACTTGACAAGAGACTGGCTGCAGATGGACGAGGGTTACAGGACGTCACTATTAATGATAAATTCGCACAATTTGCAGAAGCTCTCTTCACGGCAGACAGACACGCACGAGAAGAAGTCAAGCAGAGAGCATTGATGCAACAAAGGCTagcagagaaagagaagtcACAAAAAGAAGATCATCTTCGTATGTTAGCACAGAAAGCACGAGAAGAGAGGGCTGGAGCAGGCGCTGGCTCCCGAAGGCGAGACTCGAGATCCTCAAGATCTCGTTCTGGAAGTTATAGTGAATCCGAGTCAGATCGGTCCAAtagcgatgatgaagaatttaGAGAGCGAGAAAAGATGCGCCAAGAGAAacgaagagatgaagaacgAAAATTACGACAGTCGCGCATGGGGACAGAGAGGAGGATTCAAATGATGGCAAGAGAGCAGAATCGAGATATCTCAGAAAAGGTTGCTCTAGGCTTGGCAAAACCTACACAATCAACCGAAACTATGTTTGATTCCAGATTATTCAACCGGACAAGTGGATTTGATAGTGGATTCAACGAGGATCAAGCCTATGACAAACCTCTTTTTGCAGCCCAAGATGCTATTAGTAGCATTTATCGACCACGGCAAAATAtggatgacgacgatgatgaagcaGCAGCTGAAGGTGAGATGGCGAAGATTCAGAAAAGTAATAGGTTTGCGGATGCGCTAGGAAAGGGAACCTTTCAAGGTGCAGCAGATGTTGAGGTAAGAAATTTCCCCTTGGTCACGACTGGGAATGAAGCTAATTTGGGGGGTGAACAGGCGAGAGAGGGTCCAGTGCAGTTTGAAAAGGATGCTGGCGATGTTTTCAATGTCGATGATTTTCTGAGCAAGGTCGGTGAGAGTTCTAATAAAAGAGAGTATGGGTTACAGGAAAGCGAGGGAAGGTCCAACAAACGGGCGAGAGTAGATGAGGACgataattaaatagatagaCAATCATGGGAATGCATGGACAGCGTTGTATTTATAAACAATCAATAGGATTGGGGCATCCCGTGTATAAAGCATGACCTAGGCATTTGTATATTGACACATAAGTGTCTGTCTTTAATTGATCCTAAATTATCTTTTGTGGTTTATTTTGCACCTCTTGTAGAGAGTTGATGAATCTACCTTCTCAGCAATAAGATTTCCAAGCAAGTTGGTCTGTCCTACAGCATGCAAACCCTCTTAGAAGTATCATCCAAGTTCGAGTAGTCGATattagaagaagaaaaaaaaaatgtattAGCCCAACTTCAGGCAGATCATATTCATACACAATGAATTCTTGCTCATGTACTCAAAATCTCTCAACGACATCCAAGTTTTTAGCTACACATCGATGGGATTGGAGACTTTTGTAATGCGGAATCCAAAATCCTTGCATTGAAGCTTCATTGTACCTACTCTCCATACGTTTTTCTTTACTTTACAAACTTACGTATCTctaatttccatttcaccGTAGACTTAATTACTGGGTAACATTATACGCgcattatataaatcattcAACCgctttttctctctccccgCCCCAAAAAATAGTGGATAATTATTAGTCGTCGCCTCGGGATGTCACTGGTGAAAGGGGTGAGCTCTTGATTACGCGGCTTTCGACGACGACAATTTTGGAAAGGTACGAcgactttcttttttggattttgatgcaTGCTTTCTGCTGGTCTCGTAAATCGTAGGAGTTCTGGGCTGGAAAAGGGCAAGGAGGTTGGGAAGATAGTGACTACCGATGAGTGCTTCACGAAGGCTTGTagtgatagatagatatctagAGAAGATTTGTCGGTATGAACTCAATGATATGGCAGCTGGTAGGTAGTTCGATAGCAATGTGTTTTTTGCATCTTTGTTTGATTGAAGTGACAcgtacatacatgcatatagACACTTCCCAGCCAGCTGGTTCAAT
Proteins encoded in this window:
- the Bcprp45 gene encoding Bcprp45, with the protein product MAASLSRALPKPKYTGEEEEIPQHAQQRGPRILGAGALDDTQIVLKKTGPPPYGNRTGWRPRGQEDFGDGGAFPEIPVAQYPLDMGRKSTSSNNALALQVDGEGKVKYDAIARQGHNDKRIVHASFKDLIPLRQRADAGDINLDRPSEEEVAASTERTKNALATLVSGAVAAQKPKNVNVGARKDPTYVRYTPANQMGDNSRKNDRIMKIVERQQDPMEPPKFKHKKIPRGPPSPPAPVMHSPPRKLTAEDQEAWKIPPPVSNWKNPKGYTVPLDKRLAADGRGLQDVTINDKFAQFAEALFTADRHAREEVKQRALMQQRLAEKEKSQKEDHLRMLAQKAREERAGAGAGSRRRDSRSSRSRSGSYSESESDRSNSDDEEFREREKMRQEKRRDEERKLRQSRMGTERRIQMMAREQNRDISEKVALGLAKPTQSTETMFDSRLFNRTSGFDSGFNEDQAYDKPLFAAQDAISSIYRPRQNMDDDDDEAAAEGEMAKIQKSNRFADALGKGTFQGAADVEAREGPVQFEKDAGDVFNVDDFLSKVGESSNKREYGLQESEGRSNKRARVDEDDN